The following proteins are encoded in a genomic region of Thermococcus pacificus:
- a CDS encoding protein translocase SEC61 complex subunit gamma yields MATTTEKLKNFFAESRRVLLVTKKPGMKEFKLAVKITGTGMILIGSVGLVIRMIGYLISGQ; encoded by the coding sequence GTGGCGACTACGACGGAAAAGCTTAAAAATTTCTTCGCAGAGTCCCGGAGGGTTTTGCTGGTTACAAAAAAGCCGGGAATGAAGGAGTTTAAGTTGGCCGTCAAGATTACCGGCACTGGAATGATACTCATAGGCTCCGTCGGCCTTGTAATTCGCATGATCGGCTACCTCATTAGTGGCCAGTGA
- a CDS encoding transcription elongation factor Spt5 codes for MSDGKIFTVRVTVGQEETTAKLIYSKVKTYNLPVYAILTPSKVKGYIFVEAPNKSAVDEAIKGIRHAKGTLPGEVKFEEIEHFLEEKPAVSGFEPGDIVELIAGPFKGEKAKVVRVDEGKDEIVVELVGSIVPIPVTVRGEYVRLISKRQKE; via the coding sequence ATGAGCGACGGCAAGATATTTACAGTGCGCGTCACGGTGGGCCAGGAAGAGACCACCGCCAAGCTGATATACAGCAAGGTCAAGACCTACAACCTTCCCGTTTACGCGATATTGACGCCCTCAAAGGTTAAGGGTTACATCTTCGTGGAGGCCCCGAACAAGAGTGCCGTTGACGAAGCAATAAAGGGAATCCGACACGCTAAGGGGACCCTCCCGGGAGAGGTTAAGTTCGAGGAGATAGAGCACTTCCTCGAGGAGAAGCCCGCTGTGAGCGGCTTTGAGCCTGGAGACATCGTCGAACTCATCGCTGGCCCGTTCAAGGGTGAGAAGGCCAAGGTCGTCAGGGTTGATGAGGGCAAGGACGAGATAGTCGTCGAACTCGTCGGTTCAATCGTCCCGATACCGGTCACGGTGAGGGGCGAATACGTTAGACTTATAAGCAAACGTCAGAAGGAGTGA